One Methanobrevibacter millerae genomic region harbors:
- the rpl3p gene encoding 50S ribosomal protein L3 yields MVRHHQPRKGSVAFSPRKRAAKETPRVKAWPQNDEPKLLGLAGYKVGMTHALVTDTDKNSPTNGMEIFTPVTVLEVPPVVVMGIRAYERTSRGLKVITEVLADNLDEELSRKISLPKEYNKSEAIAKIQGVLDRTEDIKVLVHTNPKVTSVPKKKPDIFECGIGGANPEEKLNTALELLGNEVKASDILNEGQFVDAIATTKGKGFQGVVKRWNIRIQYGKATRSGKGRHVGSIGPWTPRRTMWTVAQAGQMGYHKRTEFNKKVLKIASADEVDQINPDGGFLKYGLVKNDYVLVKGSLPGPAKRLVILRQAIRPSKKSEDIPQITYISTKSKQGV; encoded by the coding sequence ATGGTAAGACATCACCAGCCAAGAAAAGGGTCTGTTGCTTTTAGTCCAAGGAAAAGAGCAGCAAAAGAAACCCCTAGAGTAAAGGCTTGGCCGCAAAATGATGAACCAAAATTACTAGGCCTCGCAGGGTATAAAGTCGGTATGACTCATGCTTTGGTCACAGATACCGATAAAAACTCTCCAACTAATGGTATGGAAATATTTACTCCAGTAACCGTATTGGAAGTCCCTCCGGTCGTAGTGATGGGAATAAGAGCATATGAAAGAACTTCTCGTGGATTGAAAGTAATCACTGAAGTACTTGCAGATAATTTGGATGAAGAACTCTCTAGGAAAATCTCACTTCCTAAAGAATACAACAAGTCTGAAGCTATTGCAAAAATACAAGGTGTTTTAGATCGCACAGAAGATATCAAAGTCTTAGTACACACCAATCCGAAAGTAACTAGCGTACCTAAGAAGAAACCGGATATATTTGAATGTGGTATAGGAGGAGCAAATCCTGAAGAAAAATTAAATACTGCTTTGGAATTATTAGGTAACGAAGTAAAAGCTAGTGACATCTTGAATGAAGGTCAGTTTGTTGATGCAATCGCAACTACAAAAGGAAAAGGATTCCAAGGTGTAGTTAAAAGATGGAATATTAGAATTCAGTATGGTAAAGCTACTAGAAGTGGTAAAGGAAGACACGTAGGTTCAATTGGTCCTTGGACTCCAAGAAGAACCATGTGGACTGTAGCTCAGGCAGGTCAAATGGGATACCATAAAAGAACTGAATTCAATAAAAAAGTGTTAAAAATTGCATCAGCTGATGAAGTTGATCAAATCAACCCTGATGGTGGATTCCTCAAATACGGTCTCGTTAAAAACGATTACGTATTAGTTAAAGGTTCCCTCCCAGGTCCAGCTAAAAGATTAGTAATTTTAAGACAAGCTATCAGACCTAGCAAGAAATCTGAGGATATACCTCAAATCACTTACATAAGTACAAAATCTAAACAAGGGGTATAA